One genomic window of Streptomyces sp. NBC_01498 includes the following:
- a CDS encoding PRC-barrel domain containing protein, producing MWVFAVESGHVPGMDLTGYSVHATDGTVGSVDRQSEGSPFEHLVVDTGMWVFGKSLVIPAGLVTSIDPAGRLIQVGCTKSTVKGAPVFERDHDTRDPAYLGALSTYYTSLVTTS from the coding sequence ATGTGGGTATTCGCGGTCGAGTCGGGCCACGTACCGGGTATGGACCTCACCGGCTACAGCGTGCATGCGACCGACGGAACGGTGGGCAGCGTGGACAGACAGTCCGAGGGCTCGCCGTTCGAACACCTGGTGGTGGACACCGGGATGTGGGTCTTCGGGAAGAGTCTGGTCATTCCCGCCGGGCTGGTGACCTCGATCGATCCGGCCGGGCGGCTGATCCAGGTCGGCTGTACGAAGTCGACCGTCAAGGGCGCTCCGGTGTTCGAGCGTGATCACGACACGCGGGACCCCGCCTACCTGGGCGCCCTGAGCACGTACTACACCTCGCTGGTCACGACTTCCTGA
- a CDS encoding PRC and DUF2382 domain-containing protein, with the protein MAADDVFHHVGELTGLTAYDAAGEKIGSVEQAYLDNETGRAEWVTVKTGMFGMKESFVPLDGATKDDNGVHIPHTKEMVKGAPRMDADEHLDVGQEQELYDHYGLTRPSGRSGSPGMSPAPGTPAAKGSTDGREGMTGREGMSGDGARGRADAMDPAATTGRAGMAKDTPATGRADDDMVRSEERLRVGTEEHESGRARLRKVVVTENVTTTVPITHEEVRIVREPIKPGESTTGRSPMGNAETEVILHAEEAVIRKEPVAVERVRMETEKVTEQKEVSADVRKERVEFVAPGQEDKGRGDRGHGGGRGPSH; encoded by the coding sequence ATGGCAGCCGATGATGTCTTCCACCACGTGGGCGAGCTCACGGGTCTGACCGCCTACGACGCCGCCGGGGAGAAGATAGGCAGTGTCGAGCAGGCGTACCTGGACAACGAGACGGGCCGCGCGGAGTGGGTGACGGTCAAGACCGGCATGTTCGGCATGAAGGAGTCCTTCGTCCCGCTGGACGGGGCCACCAAGGACGACAACGGTGTGCACATCCCGCACACCAAGGAAATGGTCAAGGGCGCCCCCCGCATGGACGCCGACGAGCACCTCGACGTCGGCCAGGAGCAGGAGCTGTACGACCACTACGGCCTCACCCGCCCCAGTGGGCGCAGCGGGTCCCCCGGCATGAGCCCGGCTCCCGGCACACCGGCGGCCAAGGGCTCCACCGACGGCCGTGAGGGCATGACCGGACGGGAAGGCATGAGCGGCGACGGCGCGCGCGGCCGGGCCGACGCCATGGACCCGGCGGCCACCACCGGCCGGGCCGGCATGGCCAAGGACACCCCGGCCACCGGTCGCGCCGACGACGACATGGTGCGTTCCGAGGAGCGGCTGCGGGTCGGGACCGAGGAGCACGAGTCGGGCCGGGCGCGGCTGCGGAAGGTCGTGGTGACGGAGAACGTCACGACCACGGTGCCGATCACCCACGAGGAGGTCCGCATCGTGCGCGAGCCCATCAAGCCGGGGGAGAGCACCACCGGCCGGTCCCCGATGGGCAACGCCGAGACCGAGGTGATCCTGCACGCCGAGGAGGCGGTCATCCGCAAGGAGCCCGTCGCGGTGGAGCGGGTGCGGATGGAGACCGAGAAGGTCACCGAACAGAAGGAGGTCTCGGCCGACGTCCGCAAGGAGCGGGTCGAGTTCGTCGCCCCCGGCCAGGAGGACAAGGGCCGGGGCGACCGGGGACACGGCGGCGGCCGCGGCCCCAGCCACTGA
- a CDS encoding cytochrome P450, which produces MTFDTPGPPCPVTLPDGSPAWLVSRYADVRQVLGDSGIGRAELYAADGPPMSEVPGLVNDPDLMFNQDGPAHLALRRTMRRAFTPRAVARWRPWVASMVTELLDELARRRGTVDIVAHFTRPLPVNVISRLMGLDDSARERLRHWSTHAFSDGSGPADEVKAALAEFSAFGAELLAVRRRAPGDDLVSGLVAAADEEGGIPEPQLVSLVCGLVVGGHDSTMTMLGNSLLYLLGERPECWPGLAAGEEAAGALADRLLHLIPLGDDRGSTRRASRDVEVGGVVIPSGAVIVADCGMANRDPAVFRAHQDADLFAPLEAPTLSFGAGPHYCLGAWLARLELTLALHHLAARFPRLRLATPPEEVPWRLGTTSRSPARLPVTW; this is translated from the coding sequence ATGACGTTCGACACGCCCGGCCCGCCCTGCCCGGTCACCCTGCCCGACGGCTCACCCGCCTGGCTGGTGAGCCGGTACGCCGACGTACGGCAGGTCCTCGGCGACAGCGGGATCGGCCGCGCCGAGCTGTACGCGGCGGACGGACCACCCATGTCGGAGGTGCCCGGACTGGTCAACGACCCCGACCTGATGTTCAACCAGGACGGACCCGCCCATCTGGCCCTGCGCCGCACCATGCGCCGTGCGTTCACCCCGAGGGCCGTGGCCCGCTGGCGGCCGTGGGTGGCGTCCATGGTGACGGAACTGCTGGACGAACTCGCCCGCCGCCGGGGCACGGTGGACATCGTCGCCCACTTCACCCGCCCGCTGCCGGTGAACGTGATCAGCCGGCTGATGGGCCTCGACGACTCCGCGCGCGAGCGGCTGCGCCACTGGAGCACGCACGCCTTCTCGGACGGCTCGGGGCCGGCCGACGAAGTGAAGGCGGCCCTGGCCGAGTTCTCCGCGTTCGGCGCCGAACTGCTGGCGGTACGGCGCCGGGCCCCGGGGGACGACCTGGTCAGCGGCCTGGTCGCCGCCGCCGACGAGGAGGGTGGCATTCCCGAACCCCAACTTGTCAGTCTGGTCTGCGGGTTGGTGGTAGGTGGTCACGACAGCACCATGACGATGCTCGGCAACTCGCTGCTCTACCTGCTCGGCGAGCGACCGGAGTGCTGGCCGGGCCTCGCGGCCGGCGAGGAAGCGGCGGGCGCGCTCGCGGACCGGCTGTTGCACCTGATCCCGCTCGGCGACGACCGGGGGAGCACCCGGCGCGCCTCCCGGGACGTGGAGGTGGGCGGCGTGGTGATTCCGTCGGGCGCGGTGATCGTCGCCGACTGCGGCATGGCCAACCGCGACCCGGCGGTCTTCCGGGCCCACCAGGACGCCGACCTGTTCGCCCCCCTGGAGGCCCCCACCCTGTCGTTCGGCGCCGGTCCCCACTACTGCCTGGGCGCCTGGCTGGCCCGGCTCGAACTGACCCTGGCGCTCCACCATCTGGCGGCCCGGTTCCCCCGCCTCCGCCTGGCGACACCCCCCGAGGAGGTCCCCTGGCGCCTGGGCACCACGTCCCGCAGCCCGGCCCGGCTGCCGGTGACCTGGTAA
- a CDS encoding DUF3618 domain-containing protein, with translation MNEKPHEPDRAEADTVAGARHRVEEARERLGDTVGQLAEKADVKSRTQEKAAEVRGQVVVAGRQIRDQVREHTPDRVRDAAAKAAVAGKDVATKAAGTGRSHPRPLLVAGGVAGAAFLVMRARRRRKS, from the coding sequence ATGAACGAGAAGCCGCACGAACCTGACCGGGCCGAGGCCGACACGGTCGCCGGTGCCAGGCACCGGGTCGAGGAAGCGCGCGAACGGCTCGGCGACACGGTCGGGCAGCTCGCCGAGAAGGCCGACGTCAAGAGCCGTACGCAGGAGAAGGCCGCCGAGGTGCGCGGCCAGGTCGTGGTGGCCGGCCGGCAGATCCGCGACCAGGTCAGGGAGCACACGCCGGACCGGGTGCGGGACGCCGCGGCGAAGGCGGCGGTGGCCGGCAAGGACGTGGCCACGAAGGCGGCCGGGACCGGCCGGAGCCATCCCCGGCCGCTGCTGGTCGCCGGGGGAGTGGCGGGGGCGGCCTTCCTCGTCATGCGGGCCCGCCGGCGCCGGAAGTCCTGA
- a CDS encoding SRPBCC family protein — MTSSLIEAVDIKAPVAVSWALWQDVERWPSFLSHVKHVERIDSALFAWQVSLPGADKSFVAELTEVVPENRIAWRTTEGVHHAGVVTFHRISATESRVTLQIEYDPQGFVERLGALTNLDSALATYDLEEFRRMAEREAAVL, encoded by the coding sequence ATGACGTCCTCACTGATCGAAGCCGTCGACATCAAGGCCCCGGTGGCGGTGAGCTGGGCCCTGTGGCAGGACGTCGAGCGCTGGCCTTCCTTCCTCAGTCACGTCAAGCACGTGGAGCGCATCGACAGCGCGCTGTTCGCCTGGCAGGTCTCGCTGCCGGGCGCCGACAAGAGCTTTGTGGCGGAACTCACGGAGGTCGTGCCCGAGAACCGCATCGCGTGGCGGACCACCGAGGGGGTCCACCACGCGGGGGTGGTCACCTTTCACCGGATCAGCGCGACGGAGAGCCGGGTGACGCTCCAGATCGAGTACGACCCGCAGGGGTTCGTGGAACGTCTGGGCGCGCTGACCAATCTGGACTCGGCGCTGGCCACGTACGACCTCGAGGAGTTCCGGCGGATGGCCGAGCGTGAGGCGGCGGTTCTCTGA
- a CDS encoding LysR family transcriptional regulator produces the protein MELELRHLKTIRAIADAGSLTKAASALGVAQPALSAQLKRIENALGGRLFDRGQRGVRTTPLGELVLARARNVLPAVSELQRDAVRFARTLEETDRLRLGGTHGPLLGGLVERLGASHPAMPVTTYTSWSEGEIADSVTEGRIDYALIGCCGAARPPAGERLEWREIASDPVFVMLTADHPLADRTEIGLAELANESWTDVPGDGCFHDCFTTACAHAGFTPARVYETDTASSVHLVQAGRAVGLCRATFPNTAGLVTRPLAGTPLRWRHLLGWHSAARTADGAPAFFELARAAHAEAAEGNDSYADWLHGGSGPLAALPPGDFHHHSVRVS, from the coding sequence ATGGAGCTGGAGTTGCGGCATCTCAAGACCATTCGTGCCATTGCCGACGCGGGCAGCCTCACCAAGGCCGCGTCGGCTCTCGGCGTCGCCCAGCCGGCCCTCAGCGCACAGCTGAAACGGATCGAGAACGCCCTGGGCGGGAGGCTGTTCGACCGGGGACAGCGGGGCGTCCGTACGACACCGCTCGGCGAACTCGTCCTCGCCCGCGCCCGGAACGTGCTGCCCGCGGTGAGCGAACTCCAGCGGGACGCCGTCCGGTTCGCCCGCACCCTGGAGGAGACCGACCGGCTGAGACTCGGCGGTACCCACGGCCCGCTGCTGGGCGGACTCGTCGAACGGCTCGGCGCCTCCCACCCCGCCATGCCCGTCACCACCTACACCTCCTGGTCCGAGGGGGAGATCGCCGACTCCGTCACCGAGGGCCGGATCGACTACGCCCTGATCGGATGCTGCGGAGCAGCCCGCCCGCCGGCCGGTGAACGGCTGGAGTGGCGCGAGATCGCCAGCGACCCGGTCTTCGTCATGCTCACGGCCGACCACCCCCTGGCCGACCGTACGGAGATCGGCCTCGCCGAGCTCGCCAACGAGTCGTGGACCGACGTACCCGGCGACGGCTGCTTCCACGACTGCTTCACCACCGCCTGCGCCCACGCCGGTTTCACCCCCGCGAGGGTGTACGAGACGGACACCGCCTCCAGCGTCCATCTCGTCCAGGCGGGCCGCGCGGTCGGACTCTGCCGCGCGACCTTCCCCAACACCGCCGGACTGGTGACCCGCCCACTGGCCGGCACCCCGCTCCGCTGGCGGCATCTGCTCGGCTGGCACTCGGCGGCCCGCACCGCCGACGGCGCGCCCGCCTTCTTCGAACTGGCCCGCGCCGCCCACGCCGAGGCGGCGGAGGGCAACGACAGCTACGCCGACTGGCTGCACGGCGGGAGCGGCCCCCTCGCCGCCCTGCCGCCGGGCGACTTCCACCACCACTCCGTACGCGTCTCCTGA
- a CDS encoding DUF6629 family protein, with product MCWSATADLAAGVCVGAIGVVCVARVGRTGAARDLPLAALPLLLGAHQIVESVVWDAGGGAGPATIVWAVIALPLLALWVPLAVLSAAPAGPRRRVLVLPVALGVAVAAVLAHSLATRTVTADIRGHTIGYAVHLPSPALVVAGYLLATVGALLLSGDRTVRLLGVLVAVGAVVCAVIWRLAFVSTWCAFAALASVVVLGWAWRRTPAPRPAA from the coding sequence ATGTGCTGGAGCGCGACCGCCGACCTTGCCGCGGGTGTCTGTGTCGGCGCGATCGGGGTGGTGTGTGTCGCCCGCGTGGGCCGTACCGGGGCCGCCCGGGATCTGCCGCTCGCCGCTCTGCCCCTGCTCCTCGGCGCCCACCAGATCGTCGAGTCCGTCGTCTGGGACGCGGGTGGTGGCGCGGGGCCCGCCACCATCGTGTGGGCCGTCATCGCGTTGCCGCTGCTGGCTCTCTGGGTGCCCCTGGCCGTGCTGTCGGCCGCGCCGGCCGGCCCGCGCCGAAGGGTGCTCGTCCTGCCCGTCGCCCTCGGTGTCGCGGTCGCCGCCGTGCTCGCCCACTCCCTCGCCACCCGGACCGTGACGGCCGACATCCGGGGGCACACCATCGGCTACGCCGTCCACCTGCCGTCGCCCGCCCTCGTCGTGGCCGGGTACCTGCTGGCGACCGTCGGGGCGCTGCTGCTCTCCGGCGACCGTACGGTGCGGCTGCTGGGCGTCCTGGTCGCGGTCGGGGCGGTCGTCTGCGCGGTGATCTGGCGGCTGGCGTTCGTCTCGACCTGGTGCGCCTTCGCCGCGCTCGCCTCGGTCGTCGTCCTCGGCTGGGCCTGGCGGCGTACCCCGGCGCCCCGGCCGGCCGCCTGA
- a CDS encoding rhamnulokinase: MAGRVGGSGRADGTGRRGRDGGRTLELTEVHRFANRPVRLPGSLRWDVLGLHRGVLDGLGRAARAYDVASIGIDSWAVDYGLLDADGQLLGNPHHYRDGRTEGMAERVRSRVPADELYRITGLQHLPFNTVLQLTAAAGSAQLGVARTLLMIPDLLTHWLTGSVGAEATNASTTGLFDARAGEWSGALMDRLGIDRGLFPPLRRPGDAAGTLLPYVAAETGLPESTPVTAVASHDTASAVAGVPATGPGFAYVSCGTWSLAGLELAAPVITEASRAANFTNELGLDGSYRFLRNVMGLWLLSESLRTWADRGQPAELGPLLEQADGSRPFAALVDPDDPSFLAPGDMPARIAAYCARTGQRPPVDRAATVRCVLESLALAHRAALRTAAELSGTDIRVVHLVGGGSRNELLCRLTADATGLPVVAGPAEATALGNILVQARAQGLVGDRAALRRLIAATQPLRRYEPGGDARAWSAAAERVGLG, translated from the coding sequence ATGGCGGGGCGCGTGGGCGGTTCGGGACGGGCGGACGGGACCGGTCGGCGTGGCCGGGACGGTGGCCGGACGCTGGAGCTGACCGAGGTGCACCGCTTCGCGAACCGGCCGGTGCGGCTGCCGGGAAGCCTGCGGTGGGACGTGCTGGGGCTCCACCGGGGCGTGCTCGACGGACTGGGCCGGGCGGCCCGCGCGTACGACGTGGCGTCGATCGGGATCGACAGCTGGGCGGTCGACTACGGGCTGCTGGACGCGGACGGGCAGCTGCTGGGCAATCCGCACCACTACCGGGACGGCCGGACCGAGGGGATGGCCGAGCGGGTCCGGTCGAGGGTCCCGGCCGACGAGCTGTACCGGATCACCGGGTTGCAGCATCTGCCGTTCAACACGGTCCTCCAGCTCACGGCGGCTGCCGGAAGTGCCCAACTGGGCGTGGCGAGAACGCTGTTGATGATCCCGGATCTGCTGACGCACTGGCTCACCGGCAGCGTCGGCGCGGAAGCCACCAACGCGTCCACCACGGGTCTCTTCGACGCGCGGGCGGGTGAGTGGTCGGGGGCGCTGATGGACCGGCTGGGCATCGACCGGGGTCTGTTCCCGCCGCTCCGGCGGCCGGGGGACGCGGCGGGGACGCTGCTGCCGTACGTGGCGGCCGAGACCGGGCTGCCGGAGTCGACACCGGTCACCGCCGTGGCCTCGCACGACACGGCGTCTGCGGTGGCGGGCGTGCCGGCGACGGGGCCGGGCTTCGCGTACGTCTCGTGCGGTACCTGGTCGCTGGCCGGGCTGGAGCTGGCCGCGCCGGTGATCACCGAGGCGTCACGGGCCGCGAACTTCACCAACGAGCTGGGGCTGGACGGCAGTTACCGCTTCCTGCGCAATGTGATGGGGCTCTGGCTGCTGTCGGAGAGCCTGCGGACGTGGGCGGACCGGGGGCAGCCCGCCGAGCTGGGGCCGCTGCTGGAACAGGCGGACGGATCACGGCCGTTCGCCGCGCTGGTCGACCCGGACGACCCGTCGTTCCTGGCGCCGGGCGACATGCCGGCCCGTATCGCGGCGTACTGCGCGCGCACCGGCCAGCGACCGCCCGTCGACCGGGCGGCGACGGTCCGCTGTGTCCTGGAGAGTCTGGCGCTGGCGCACCGGGCCGCGCTGCGGACGGCGGCGGAGCTGTCCGGCACCGACATCCGGGTGGTGCACCTGGTGGGCGGCGGCAGCCGCAACGAACTGCTCTGCCGGCTGACGGCGGACGCCACGGGCCTGCCGGTGGTGGCGGGCCCGGCGGAGGCCACGGCGCTCGGCAACATCCTGGTGCAGGCCCGCGCCCAGGGCCTCGTGGGCGACCGTGCCGCCCTGCGCCGGCTGATCGCCGCCACGCAGCCGCTGCGCCGGTACGAGCCGGGGGGCGACGCCCGCGCGTGGTCGGCGGCGGCGGAACGGGTGGGGCTGGGGTGA
- a CDS encoding glycoside hydrolase family 13 protein encodes MPNIPDTPHPHLSRPASDWWREAVVYQVYVPSFADADGDGIGDLRGITDRLDHLAGLGVDALWLTPFYPSPWTDAGYDVSDYRGVDPRHGTLDDFRGLVDRAHGLGLKVIVDVVPNHCSDRHPWFVEALAAPPGSPARDRFLFREGRGPDGELPPADWKSKFGGGAWTRVPDGQWYMHIFSAEQPDLNWENSDVLADFEGILRFWLDLGADGFRVDVAHGLRKDLVEPLRDTGGRDSASLNSPPEGEDHPFWDRDEVHDIYRAWRKIIDSYAPPRIAVAEAGVSSARLPLYTRPDELHQAFNFFHLRCPWDAEEFRQVIDTSLDGARAVGTLPTWVLSNHDVVRHRTRYALPQGIDYRAWLSGGGTDPAPDEALGHRRARAAALLTLALPGSAYLYQGEELGLPEVSDLPDDALRDPMWERTGRTTKGRDGCRVPLPWTRAGASHGFGPGGSWLPQPEGWGAHAVEVQTGRPDSFLELYRTALAVRTRFRGDESFSWLPAREGELAFRKGRFECRLNLSGRSLPLPDGELLLASDSPEGGLIAPDTAVWTAVTGG; translated from the coding sequence ATCCCGAACATCCCCGACACCCCCCACCCCCACCTGTCACGGCCCGCCTCCGACTGGTGGCGTGAGGCCGTCGTCTACCAGGTGTACGTCCCGAGCTTCGCCGACGCGGACGGCGACGGCATCGGCGACCTCCGGGGGATCACGGACCGGCTCGACCACCTCGCCGGTCTCGGCGTCGACGCGTTGTGGCTCACCCCCTTCTACCCCTCGCCCTGGACCGACGCCGGCTACGACGTCTCCGACTACCGGGGCGTCGACCCCCGCCACGGCACCCTGGACGACTTCCGCGGTCTCGTGGACCGCGCCCACGGCCTCGGCCTCAAGGTCATCGTGGACGTCGTGCCCAACCACTGCTCCGACCGGCACCCCTGGTTCGTGGAGGCCCTCGCCGCCCCGCCCGGCTCCCCGGCCAGGGACCGCTTCCTCTTCCGCGAGGGGCGGGGCCCGGACGGGGAGCTGCCGCCCGCCGACTGGAAGTCGAAGTTCGGCGGCGGCGCCTGGACCCGGGTGCCGGACGGCCAGTGGTACATGCACATATTCTCGGCCGAGCAGCCCGACCTGAACTGGGAGAACTCGGACGTCCTGGCCGACTTCGAGGGAATCCTGCGCTTCTGGCTCGACCTGGGGGCGGACGGCTTCCGCGTCGACGTCGCCCACGGCCTGCGCAAGGACCTCGTCGAACCGCTGCGGGACACCGGCGGACGCGACTCGGCCTCCCTCAACTCCCCGCCCGAGGGGGAGGACCACCCCTTCTGGGACCGCGACGAGGTCCATGACATCTACCGGGCCTGGCGGAAGATCATCGACTCCTACGCGCCTCCCCGGATCGCCGTTGCCGAGGCGGGCGTCAGCTCGGCCCGGCTGCCCCTCTACACCCGGCCCGACGAACTCCACCAGGCGTTCAACTTCTTCCATCTGCGCTGTCCCTGGGACGCCGAGGAATTCCGCCAGGTCATCGACACCTCCCTCGACGGAGCCCGCGCGGTCGGCACCCTCCCCACCTGGGTGCTCTCCAACCACGACGTCGTACGCCACCGCACCCGCTACGCCCTGCCCCAGGGCATCGACTACCGGGCCTGGCTCTCCGGCGGCGGCACCGACCCCGCGCCGGACGAGGCCCTCGGCCACCGGCGGGCCCGCGCCGCCGCGCTCCTGACGCTCGCCCTGCCCGGCAGCGCCTACCTCTACCAGGGCGAGGAACTCGGGCTCCCCGAGGTCTCCGACCTGCCCGACGACGCGCTGCGCGACCCCATGTGGGAGCGGACCGGACGCACCACCAAGGGCCGCGACGGCTGCCGCGTCCCGCTGCCGTGGACCCGCGCGGGCGCCAGCCACGGCTTCGGACCGGGCGGCAGCTGGCTCCCCCAGCCGGAGGGCTGGGGCGCTCACGCGGTGGAGGTCCAGACCGGCCGGCCGGACTCCTTCCTGGAGCTGTACCGCACCGCCCTGGCCGTGCGCACCCGCTTCCGGGGCGACGAGTCCTTCTCCTGGCTGCCCGCCCGCGAGGGTGAACTGGCCTTCCGCAAGGGCCGGTTCGAATGCCGGCTCAATCTGTCCGGGCGCTCCCTGCCGCTGCCGGACGGTGAGCTGCTGCTCGCCAGCGACAGCCCGGAGGGCGGTCTGATCGCCCCCGACACCGCCGTGTGGACAGCGGTGACCGGCGGCTGA
- a CDS encoding cold-shock protein, producing the protein MASGTVKWFNSEKGFGFIEQDGGGPDVFAHYSNIATQGFRELTEGQKVTFEVTQGQKGPQAENIVPA; encoded by the coding sequence ATGGCCAGCGGTACCGTCAAGTGGTTCAACTCGGAAAAAGGCTTCGGATTCATCGAGCAGGACGGCGGCGGCCCCGACGTCTTCGCCCACTACTCCAACATCGCCACCCAGGGCTTCCGTGAGCTCACGGAGGGCCAGAAGGTGACCTTCGAGGTCACCCAGGGTCAGAAGGGCCCCCAGGCGGAGAACATCGTCCCCGCCTGA
- a CDS encoding class I SAM-dependent methyltransferase has protein sequence MFTPQGPTFRELTAQALSSTERGYDLLAPKFDLTPFRTPDPVLDAVTDALGPLGPFRAGLDICCGTGAGLDVLREVCAERVTGVDFSAGMLATARSAVLPKESAGGDGWTGRGPGEGPTGGPAVDLVRADARALPFRAAFDVAVSFGAFGHFLPSERPGLFTQVRQVLRPGGVFAFPVPAPPRVGSRLYWTLWGFDAVMRARNAVRRPPFVMYYRTFRLGDVVDDLTRAGFEVELVALDGLGRLPDGGPRCRMVVARRP, from the coding sequence ATGTTCACCCCACAGGGCCCCACCTTTCGCGAACTGACCGCCCAGGCGCTCTCGTCGACCGAGCGCGGCTACGATCTGCTCGCCCCCAAGTTCGACCTGACCCCGTTCCGTACCCCGGACCCGGTGCTGGACGCGGTGACGGACGCCCTCGGTCCGCTCGGCCCGTTCCGCGCGGGGCTGGACATCTGCTGCGGCACCGGCGCCGGTCTGGACGTGCTGCGCGAGGTGTGTGCCGAGCGGGTCACCGGTGTCGACTTCAGCGCGGGCATGCTCGCCACCGCCAGGTCCGCCGTGCTGCCGAAGGAGTCGGCGGGCGGGGACGGTTGGACCGGTCGCGGTCCCGGCGAGGGCCCTACGGGAGGACCGGCGGTCGATCTCGTGCGGGCCGACGCCCGCGCCCTGCCGTTCCGGGCCGCCTTCGACGTGGCCGTGAGCTTCGGGGCGTTCGGGCACTTCCTGCCGTCGGAACGGCCGGGACTCTTCACCCAGGTGCGTCAAGTCCTGCGGCCCGGCGGTGTCTTCGCCTTCCCGGTGCCCGCGCCGCCGCGCGTCGGATCGCGGCTCTACTGGACGCTCTGGGGCTTCGACGCGGTGATGCGGGCGCGCAACGCCGTGCGGCGCCCGCCCTTCGTCATGTACTACCGCACGTTCCGGCTCGGCGACGTGGTGGACGACCTGACGCGTGCGGGCTTCGAGGTGGAGCTCGTCGCGCTCGACGGCCTGGGGCGGCTGCCGGACGGCGGGCCGCGCTGCCGCATGGTGGTCGCGCGCAGGCCGTGA
- a CDS encoding CsbD family protein encodes MTDKKNPKTEARIEHAKGKAKETAGRAVGNEQLEAEGRVEQAKSDARMAKEKAKDTFRH; translated from the coding sequence ATGACCGACAAGAAGAACCCGAAGACCGAGGCGCGGATCGAACACGCCAAGGGCAAGGCCAAGGAGACGGCCGGACGCGCCGTGGGCAACGAGCAGTTGGAGGCCGAGGGCCGCGTCGAGCAGGCCAAGAGCGATGCCCGTATGGCCAAGGAGAAGGCCAAGGACACCTTCAGGCACTGA
- a CDS encoding phage holin family protein: protein MSPQTEKSAAELVQQTSEQLSALVREELRLATAEMKEKGRRAGRGGGLFGGAALVGALALQALVVTVIAALALVVPVWVSALIVTAVLALIAAVLAGRGRRETRQATPLAPEQTAESVKADIEEIKERAHR, encoded by the coding sequence GTGAGTCCGCAGACCGAGAAGTCCGCGGCCGAGCTGGTTCAGCAGACCTCGGAGCAACTCTCCGCACTCGTCAGGGAGGAGCTCCGGCTCGCGACCGCCGAGATGAAGGAGAAGGGCAGAAGAGCCGGCCGGGGCGGCGGGCTCTTCGGAGGCGCGGCGCTCGTCGGCGCCCTCGCCCTCCAGGCGCTGGTGGTGACCGTGATCGCGGCCCTCGCCCTGGTCGTGCCGGTCTGGGTCTCGGCGCTGATCGTGACGGCCGTGCTGGCCCTGATCGCCGCCGTACTCGCGGGGCGGGGACGGCGGGAGACCCGGCAGGCCACACCGCTGGCGCCGGAACAGACGGCGGAGAGCGTCAAGGCCGACATCGAGGAAATCAAGGAGAGGGCGCACCGATGA